A window of the Bacillus sp. A301a_S52 genome harbors these coding sequences:
- a CDS encoding response regulator has protein sequence MLKIMLVDDEPIEREGLQLILRKNRSNFNVVAEAENGAEAVEMALAHKPDLIFMDIKMPEVDGLEAIKQIQPELPTAKFIMVSAFDTFDYARRAMTYGIREYLLKPSKISEVLEAYDRMVMEIETEKQSVAEKQEMNHRLERAGSFIKMEFIMSLLMDHVHEFDMEVWDNWIDIKNKRGYITVFSFQFNRVHSSRTEKCQWYRLLKQTIQQQCDRCLVGPLTGLQVPVFFFDTANDEKRQQLVRRIIPSIQSQLTGCHVFAGVGTVVSDITQIGDSYKEAIYALELVHNHPSASYMVYNEKLKQKRSDLLPFEIEKDLVEAIKTGDSQKGLHLFETYFNVIQQASDYQVRTVHKAMENFYIVLTRSLKDLGFEEDIHVNVGQLDTAMQIKEAAKAQLIDLITRLREWRAHGIHFLLLQAKDYIDQHYDQAITLEEVANHIGISSYYLSRLFKDKFHVTFSEYVTSARLQRAKVFLLDGSMPLKEIALNIGYKDPNYFSRVFKKEIGLSPTDYRSKYHQ, from the coding sequence GTGCTAAAAATTATGCTCGTCGATGATGAACCAATTGAAAGAGAAGGTCTGCAGCTTATACTCCGTAAAAACCGCTCGAATTTTAATGTTGTGGCTGAAGCTGAAAATGGAGCAGAAGCTGTGGAAATGGCTCTCGCTCATAAACCTGACCTCATTTTTATGGATATTAAAATGCCGGAAGTTGATGGTTTAGAAGCCATTAAGCAAATCCAGCCGGAACTTCCAACTGCAAAGTTTATTATGGTCTCTGCTTTTGATACCTTTGATTACGCACGACGTGCCATGACCTATGGCATTAGAGAATATTTATTAAAACCAAGTAAAATATCAGAAGTTTTAGAGGCGTATGACCGTATGGTGATGGAAATAGAAACTGAAAAACAGAGCGTAGCCGAAAAGCAAGAAATGAATCATCGCTTAGAAAGGGCAGGCTCCTTTATTAAGATGGAGTTTATAATGTCACTACTGATGGATCATGTTCATGAATTTGATATGGAAGTATGGGATAATTGGATTGACATAAAAAATAAACGAGGATATATTACAGTGTTCTCATTCCAGTTTAATAGGGTGCATTCGTCTCGTACTGAAAAGTGTCAATGGTATCGTCTACTAAAGCAAACGATCCAGCAGCAATGTGATCGTTGTTTAGTTGGGCCATTAACCGGCTTGCAAGTTCCAGTATTCTTTTTTGATACGGCAAATGATGAAAAGAGACAGCAGCTTGTAAGAAGAATTATTCCTTCAATACAAAGCCAACTTACAGGGTGTCACGTATTTGCAGGCGTCGGAACAGTTGTGTCTGACATTACTCAAATTGGTGATTCTTATAAGGAAGCTATTTATGCGTTGGAACTTGTACACAATCACCCAAGTGCCTCTTATATGGTGTACAATGAAAAATTAAAGCAAAAACGCTCCGACCTACTTCCATTTGAAATTGAAAAAGATTTAGTGGAAGCTATCAAAACAGGCGATTCCCAAAAAGGCTTGCACTTGTTTGAAACCTATTTCAACGTGATTCAACAAGCATCAGATTATCAAGTAAGAACAGTTCATAAAGCAATGGAGAATTTCTATATTGTGCTAACTCGCTCTCTAAAAGACCTTGGTTTTGAGGAGGACATTCACGTTAATGTAGGACAATTAGATACAGCGATGCAAATAAAGGAAGCTGCAAAAGCACAATTAATTGATCTTATCACACGTCTACGGGAATGGCGTGCCCATGGTATTCACTTCCTCCTCCTACAAGCAAAAGACTATATTGATCAACATTACGATCAGGCAATCACGCTTGAAGAGGTGGCCAATCACATTGGTATTAGTTCATATTATTTAAGCAGATTATTTAAAGATAAGTTTCACGTAACATTTAGTGAGTATGTCACTTCTGCTAGACTGCAAAGAGCTAAAGTTTTCTTGCTCGATGGGTCAATGCCATTAAAGGAGATCGCTCTGAACATTGGCTACAAAGATCCTAATTATTTCAGCAGAGTCTTCAAAAAGGAAATC
- a CDS encoding sensor histidine kinase, with the protein MIRIRTKLLIYFATILLLMMTLFYFREQSNQQVTNFNSENIEHFFLLNEITKSTNQTFQALQIYAHEPLLDNHSTYEEERDYLEQLQQEFASNEAVDIPAKNFLNLMTTFLEQTQQTVDGIQNQDIPHYSLYLVESETTAGYIHEKIRDLINMELTTYQDLSILMDLKVENTKKMSNAIIIAVILLSILFAIWFSHGITKTINQLTWAAKEISKGKYSVQDLVVPRKDELYFLTETFNHMKQNIIESMKQMEEKSRLAHLLKEMELRSLQNQINPHFLFNTLNTISKTAYIEGAERTSDLITSVSALLRYNIGNLDRDTTLKDEVAIVNEYFFIQNTRFGGRVELTQHIDPTCLSQPIPCLTLQPIVENAFVHGIENIAKGAKITLDIYKKGESIYLEVADNGVGMDQQTIEHLLGSKDKKVTSPTKKGSGHSTGIGLINVIDRLRLFNKHSKVSIDSALGKGTRIRIQLQK; encoded by the coding sequence ATGATTAGAATTCGAACTAAATTACTCATCTACTTTGCTACTATTCTTCTATTAATGATGACATTATTTTATTTCCGTGAACAAAGTAATCAGCAGGTAACAAATTTTAATAGTGAAAATATCGAACATTTTTTCTTATTAAATGAGATTACCAAAAGCACTAACCAGACATTCCAAGCTTTACAAATATATGCGCATGAGCCTTTACTAGATAATCACTCTACATATGAAGAGGAGAGAGACTACCTCGAACAACTTCAGCAAGAATTTGCGTCAAACGAGGCAGTAGACATTCCTGCAAAAAACTTCCTAAACCTAATGACAACCTTTCTTGAACAGACACAGCAAACAGTAGATGGTATACAAAACCAAGATATTCCTCATTATTCTCTTTATTTAGTAGAATCAGAAACAACAGCAGGCTACATTCATGAGAAAATTAGAGATTTAATCAATATGGAGCTGACCACTTACCAAGATTTATCAATACTAATGGATCTGAAAGTAGAAAATACCAAAAAGATGAGCAATGCCATTATCATCGCTGTTATTTTGCTTAGTATTTTATTTGCCATTTGGTTTTCCCATGGAATTACGAAAACAATTAATCAATTAACATGGGCAGCAAAAGAGATTTCTAAAGGTAAATACTCTGTTCAAGATCTCGTTGTCCCAAGAAAAGACGAGCTCTATTTTTTAACCGAAACGTTTAATCATATGAAACAGAATATCATCGAATCAATGAAGCAGATGGAAGAAAAGTCTCGGCTTGCACATTTGTTAAAAGAAATGGAATTAAGAAGCTTACAAAATCAGATTAACCCTCACTTCCTGTTTAACACGCTTAATACCATTTCTAAGACCGCATATATTGAAGGTGCTGAACGAACGAGTGACTTAATTACATCCGTCTCGGCACTATTACGCTATAATATCGGCAACTTAGATCGTGACACGACATTAAAGGATGAAGTAGCCATTGTTAACGAATATTTTTTTATTCAGAACACTCGTTTCGGGGGACGTGTAGAATTAACTCAACACATTGATCCTACCTGTCTATCACAGCCAATCCCTTGTTTAACCTTGCAACCAATTGTAGAAAATGCTTTCGTGCATGGAATAGAAAATATTGCTAAAGGCGCAAAAATAACACTTGATATTTACAAGAAAGGAGAAAGTATCTATCTTGAGGTTGCTGATAATGGTGTTGGAATGGATCAACAAACAATTGAACATTTGCTAGGGTCAAAGGACAAAAAAGTAACATCGCCAACCAAAAAGGGATCTGGTCATTCAACTGGGATTGGATTGATCAATGTAATAGATCGTCTTCGATTATTCAATAAACATAGTAAAGTATCGATTGATTCAGCACTTGGGAAAGGAACGAGAATTCGAATTCAATTACAAAAGTAG
- a CDS encoding sugar-binding protein, which yields MNRTKSLYIVLIFSFLTALGFSLYFYNHVQEYDEKIAKMKALPSIPKYHIALIGEEKDHDYWRLVGEGAKEAEVIYDTFVEYEGPKRSNPEEQLKLLDMAIQSNVDGIIVQALNENFKVLINEAVNKGIPVVTIDTDAPDSMRETYIGTDNYLAGQLAGKALLEDTTGEVNVGIVTGSFENKHHQLRVEGFKDVIKKEDRVNVVAIEESNILRVESEDKAYQLLNDHKNITAFYGTSSYDGIGIVAAAKSLDRLEELYVIGFDTLDENIELLKQEELDVLVGQRPFQMGYDSIGIMLDTIKGDTVQEFYYTEVSILRKSDLAVSNSKGGLND from the coding sequence ATGAATCGTACAAAAAGCCTTTATATTGTTCTCATTTTTTCGTTTTTAACGGCATTAGGGTTTTCATTATATTTCTATAATCACGTTCAAGAATACGACGAGAAAATAGCAAAAATGAAAGCGCTACCCTCTATACCTAAGTATCATATTGCTTTGATTGGTGAAGAAAAAGATCACGATTACTGGCGTTTAGTTGGTGAAGGTGCTAAGGAAGCTGAAGTTATCTATGACACATTCGTAGAATATGAAGGACCCAAGCGTTCCAATCCTGAGGAACAGCTGAAGTTATTAGATATGGCTATCCAATCTAACGTCGATGGGATTATTGTTCAGGCACTGAATGAAAACTTTAAAGTGTTGATTAATGAAGCGGTAAATAAAGGAATTCCAGTTGTAACCATTGATACAGATGCTCCCGATAGCATGCGTGAAACGTATATTGGAACCGATAATTATTTAGCCGGGCAGCTTGCTGGAAAAGCATTGCTAGAGGATACAACCGGTGAAGTTAATGTAGGAATTGTGACGGGTAGCTTTGAAAATAAGCATCATCAATTGCGTGTGGAAGGATTCAAAGATGTGATCAAAAAAGAAGATCGAGTTAACGTAGTTGCCATTGAAGAATCAAACATTTTGAGAGTGGAATCAGAGGACAAAGCTTATCAACTATTAAACGATCATAAAAACATTACGGCCTTTTATGGTACGAGTTCTTATGATGGAATTGGGATTGTAGCAGCGGCAAAATCTTTAGACAGGTTAGAGGAATTGTATGTTATTGGCTTTGATACTTTAGATGAGAATATCGAGTTACTAAAACAGGAAGAATTAGATGTTCTAGTTGGTCAGAGACCTTTTCAAATGGGCTACGACAGCATAGGAATAATGCTTGATACTATAAAAGGGGATACAGTACAAGAATTCTATTATACAGAGGTATCTATCCTACGAAAGTCAGATTTAGCAGTTTCAAATAGTAAGGGTGGACTAAATGATTAG
- a CDS encoding MurR/RpiR family transcriptional regulator, whose translation MEQLMYTLLAYINNSLEKDINYSIAKSLLQNINKIKGYSLETVAEACNVAPSTINRFCKRIGFKNFSNLRHSVAISSKYEDPDTVLSSDKFQHQLAENITLIEDISKKTMDRVINKIHNAKRIVILGFEKHQVQAMELQKKLFQLGKFCECSTNLFKQIDALSDLTEEDLIITISIRGNILSDGFSVGDKITSAKGQKLLLTFMAETHDLVGFDEIMQCGKIANSSVSGYTLLRLFDVLVERYQHLYPY comes from the coding sequence TTGGAGCAACTGATGTATACACTTTTAGCATACATAAATAATTCACTTGAGAAAGACATCAATTATTCTATTGCAAAAAGTTTGCTACAAAACATTAATAAAATTAAAGGTTATTCATTAGAAACTGTTGCTGAAGCTTGCAATGTTGCTCCGTCTACTATTAATCGTTTCTGTAAACGAATTGGATTTAAAAATTTTTCGAATTTGCGACATAGTGTAGCGATTTCTTCAAAATATGAAGATCCCGATACCGTGTTAAGTTCTGACAAATTTCAACACCAGTTAGCGGAGAACATTACACTAATAGAAGATATCTCAAAAAAAACAATGGATCGGGTGATTAACAAAATTCACAACGCTAAACGAATTGTTATTTTAGGTTTTGAAAAGCATCAAGTGCAAGCGATGGAATTGCAAAAAAAACTTTTCCAATTGGGGAAGTTTTGTGAGTGTAGTACGAATCTTTTTAAACAAATTGATGCTTTGTCTGATTTAACAGAGGAAGATCTAATTATCACGATCTCCATTCGTGGAAATATTTTATCAGATGGTTTCTCTGTCGGTGACAAGATTACATCTGCAAAAGGGCAGAAGTTACTTTTAACGTTTATGGCAGAAACACATGATTTAGTAGGATTTGATGAGATCATGCAATGTGGAAAGATTGCCAATAGTTCTGTCAGTGGTTATACATTGTTGCGATTGTTTGATGTGTTAGTTGAACGGTATCAACACCTATACCCTTACTAG
- the ascB gene encoding 6-phospho-beta-glucosidase: MNENRFPEGFLWGGATAANQLEGAYNEGGKGLSIFDMVKFIPKEERTNDIEMDVRSEKELDRLLAEAEGGNFPKRRGIDFYHRYKEDIALFAEMGFKTFRMSIAWPRIFPNGDETEPNEEGLAFYDNVFDELNKNGIEPLVTLSHYEIPLQLVKKYNGWEDRRLVDFFVNYAETVFHRYKDKVKYWLTFNEINVSTISPYIGSGILVDRVENKEQAVYQALHHQFVASARAVKACHNIIPDAMIGCMLARMETYAETCNPDDALAALEEDQKNLFFTDVQVRGYYPSFMNRYFEENNIKIEMAPGDEEILLQHTVDFLSFSYYMTMVASGAPEKKKEKGNFFSGIKNPYLEASDWGWQIDPKGMRLTLNKLYDRYQVPLFIVENGLGAYDKVEENGSINDDYRIDYLRAHIEQMAEAIKDGVDIMGYTSWGCIDLISASTSEMSKRYGFIYVDQDDYGNGTLERQKKKSFDWYKQVIATNGDVL, from the coding sequence ATGAATGAGAATCGTTTTCCTGAAGGTTTTTTATGGGGAGGGGCGACTGCTGCTAACCAATTAGAAGGTGCGTACAATGAAGGTGGGAAAGGTTTATCTATTTTTGACATGGTAAAATTTATTCCTAAAGAGGAACGGACAAATGACATTGAAATGGATGTGCGAAGTGAAAAGGAATTGGATCGTCTTTTGGCCGAAGCAGAAGGTGGTAACTTTCCGAAGCGACGTGGGATTGATTTTTACCACCGATATAAAGAGGATATTGCGTTATTTGCGGAAATGGGATTTAAAACATTCCGAATGTCTATTGCATGGCCACGTATTTTTCCGAATGGAGATGAAACAGAGCCGAATGAAGAAGGTCTTGCATTTTATGATAACGTATTTGATGAACTCAACAAGAATGGTATTGAACCTTTAGTTACATTGTCACATTATGAAATACCGCTACAATTAGTGAAAAAATACAATGGTTGGGAAGACCGGCGCCTAGTTGATTTCTTTGTGAATTATGCTGAAACTGTCTTTCACCGTTACAAAGACAAGGTAAAATATTGGTTAACATTTAATGAGATCAATGTGTCAACCATTTCCCCGTACATTGGAAGCGGGATTCTTGTTGATCGTGTAGAGAATAAAGAACAGGCTGTTTATCAAGCTTTGCACCATCAGTTTGTGGCAAGTGCACGAGCTGTTAAAGCATGCCATAATATTATTCCTGATGCTATGATCGGGTGTATGCTAGCACGTATGGAAACGTATGCAGAAACATGTAACCCTGATGATGCTCTCGCAGCTTTAGAAGAAGATCAGAAGAATCTATTCTTCACCGATGTGCAAGTCCGTGGTTACTATCCGAGTTTTATGAACCGTTATTTTGAAGAAAATAATATTAAAATTGAGATGGCGCCGGGAGATGAAGAAATTTTATTACAGCATACAGTCGACTTTTTGTCGTTCAGCTATTATATGACAATGGTAGCAAGCGGTGCCCCTGAGAAAAAGAAGGAAAAAGGAAACTTCTTCAGTGGTATTAAAAACCCTTATTTAGAAGCGTCTGATTGGGGATGGCAAATTGATCCGAAAGGGATGCGCTTAACGCTTAATAAATTGTATGACCGCTACCAAGTCCCTTTGTTTATCGTCGAAAATGGATTAGGAGCTTATGATAAAGTAGAGGAAAATGGGTCAATTAATGATGACTACCGTATCGACTACTTACGCGCTCACATTGAGCAAATGGCTGAGGCGATTAAAGATGGCGTGGACATTATGGGGTACACGAGTTGGGGATGCATTGATCTCATTAGTGCAAGCACCTCTGAAATGTCTAAGCGTTATGGCTTTATCTATGTGGATCAAGATGATTATGGAAATGGTACATTAGAAAGACAAAAGAAAAAATCCTTTGATTGGTATAAACAGGTTATTGCTACAAACGGAGATGTTCTGTAA
- a CDS encoding serine hydrolase, with product MNTDILKKLEKVQSEHNFSGTVLVKNDNEVLTEVSYGYANRSERVSNNAATRYGIASGCKIFTAIAICQLVEKKKLAFDLTLRECLSADLPNFNQDITIHHLLTHTSGIPDYFDEEIMDDFEELWIKTPMYHLRELKAFLPLFHHQTMKLTLGERFSYNNAGYILLGLIVEQASGQSFTDYIQEHIFKKVGMNDSGYFEFDALPSNTAQGYIDYPDGTWKTNIYSLPVKGGADGGAYVTVTDMAKLWNALMKGQLLSETCTQKLLTPHTSTGEANGYYGYGVWIEKINDDIFKHHVMGYDPGVSFHSAFYPHTSTSAVVCSNKSDGAYDMMKGIEEVWKNSN from the coding sequence ATGAACACGGACATATTGAAAAAGTTAGAAAAGGTTCAAAGTGAACACAATTTTTCAGGGACAGTGCTCGTCAAAAATGATAACGAAGTGTTAACGGAGGTGAGCTATGGCTATGCAAATCGGTCTGAACGTGTGTCTAATAATGCAGCGACTCGTTACGGCATCGCCTCTGGATGTAAGATTTTTACAGCTATAGCGATTTGTCAGCTTGTTGAAAAGAAAAAACTTGCATTTGATTTAACGTTAAGAGAATGTCTTAGTGCTGACTTACCAAATTTTAATCAAGATATTACAATACATCATCTCTTAACCCACACATCAGGCATCCCTGACTATTTCGATGAAGAAATTATGGATGATTTTGAAGAATTGTGGATTAAAACACCGATGTACCACCTGAGAGAGTTAAAAGCTTTTTTACCACTCTTTCACCATCAAACGATGAAATTAACGTTAGGTGAAAGGTTCTCTTACAACAATGCAGGGTATATACTGCTCGGGTTAATAGTTGAGCAGGCAAGTGGCCAATCTTTTACAGATTACATTCAAGAACATATTTTCAAAAAAGTTGGGATGAATGATTCAGGATATTTTGAATTTGACGCTCTTCCATCGAACACAGCACAAGGATATATTGATTACCCTGATGGTACGTGGAAAACAAATATTTATTCGCTACCTGTAAAAGGAGGGGCAGATGGTGGTGCGTATGTAACTGTAACAGATATGGCTAAATTATGGAATGCCCTTATGAAGGGTCAGCTATTAAGTGAAACTTGTACTCAGAAGTTATTAACACCTCATACCTCAACAGGAGAAGCAAATGGCTATTATGGTTATGGAGTGTGGATCGAAAAAATAAATGATGACATTTTTAAACATCATGTTATGGGATACGACCCAGGTGTCAGCTTCCATTCTGCTTTTTACCCACATACGTCTACCTCTGCTGTTGTTTGTTCAAATAAGTCGGACGGCGCATACGATATGATGAAAGGGATTGAAGAGGTTTGGAAAAATTCTAATTAA